One Devosia lacusdianchii genomic window carries:
- a CDS encoding SOS response-associated peptidase: protein MCGRYASTLPPEMMEELFKLFNTIALVPRYNIAPTQPIAAIWEAHGRREAHFARWGLVPGWVKDPREFPLLVNARVETMADKPAFRDALKHGRCIIPASGYYEWHTNPDKSKQPYYITMSDDRPMALAGLYASWMGPDGEEIDSVATITVAANPQLSEIHDRMPAILEGDAIDDWLNVRGVRAREAYQLALPLADGALKFHPVSTRVNSARDDDPGLVEPAEVVKPQPRPKKVAGGGRQMDLF, encoded by the coding sequence ATGTGCGGACGCTATGCGTCGACGCTGCCACCCGAAATGATGGAGGAGCTGTTCAAGCTCTTCAACACGATCGCTCTGGTGCCGCGCTACAATATTGCGCCGACGCAGCCGATTGCCGCCATCTGGGAGGCGCATGGCCGGCGCGAGGCGCATTTCGCGCGTTGGGGATTGGTGCCCGGCTGGGTGAAGGACCCGCGCGAATTCCCGCTGCTGGTCAACGCGCGGGTGGAGACCATGGCGGACAAGCCGGCTTTCCGTGACGCGCTCAAGCATGGCCGCTGCATCATTCCGGCCAGCGGCTACTACGAGTGGCACACCAATCCGGATAAATCCAAGCAGCCCTACTACATCACCATGAGCGACGACCGGCCGATGGCGCTGGCCGGGCTCTATGCAAGCTGGATGGGTCCGGACGGCGAGGAAATCGACAGCGTCGCCACCATCACCGTGGCGGCAAATCCGCAGCTTTCGGAAATCCACGATCGCATGCCGGCGATTCTGGAGGGCGACGCCATCGATGACTGGCTCAATGTGCGTGGTGTCAGGGCGCGTGAAGCCTATCAGCTTGCTCTGCCGCTGGCCGATGGGGCGCTGAAGTTCCATCCGGTGTCGACGCGGGTCAACTCGGCCCGGGATGATGATCCGGGATTGGTCGAACCAGCGGAAGTGGTGAAGCCGCAACCGCGGCCGAAAAAGGTCGCGGGCGGTGGACGGCAGATGGATTTGTTCTGA
- a CDS encoding dihydroorotase, which translates to MAQYDTIFKNATLVNQDGEGLADIAVQGGRIVAIGAVGDNAAEIVDCKGLHILPGVIDTQVHFREPGLTHKEDLESGSLSAVMGGVTGVFEMPNTNPLTTTRETFDDKIARATNRMHCDFAFYIGGTHENVGELPVLEKLPGCAGIKVFMGSSTGSLLVADDDGVEAILRAISRRAAFHSEDEFMLEERKHLRVPGDPSSHPIWRSPEVALNCTKRLVGLARKTGKRIHVLHISTGEEIAYLADHKDVASVEVTPHHLTLDETAYTRLGTYAQMNPPVRDAKHREAIWGGVANGVADILGSDHAPHTREEKDHPYPASHSGMTGVQTLVPTMLDHVNAGKLSLARFVDMTSAGPNRLFGIANKGRIAVGYDADFTIVDLKRRETITNDWVKSRAGWTPYDGVTVTGWPVGTIVRGKTVMWQGELVTASTGQPMRFLEALPK; encoded by the coding sequence ATGGCGCAGTACGACACGATTTTCAAGAACGCCACTCTGGTCAATCAGGACGGCGAAGGGCTGGCCGATATCGCGGTGCAGGGCGGCCGGATCGTGGCGATTGGCGCCGTCGGCGACAATGCCGCCGAGATCGTCGATTGCAAGGGCTTGCACATCCTGCCCGGTGTCATCGACACGCAGGTGCATTTCCGCGAGCCAGGGCTGACGCATAAGGAAGATCTCGAATCGGGGTCGCTGTCGGCGGTGATGGGTGGCGTGACCGGCGTCTTCGAGATGCCGAACACCAATCCGCTGACCACGACGCGTGAAACCTTTGACGACAAGATCGCCCGCGCCACCAACCGCATGCATTGCGACTTCGCCTTCTATATCGGCGGCACGCACGAGAATGTCGGCGAGTTGCCCGTGCTGGAAAAGCTGCCGGGCTGTGCCGGCATCAAGGTGTTCATGGGCTCGTCAACCGGTTCGCTGCTGGTGGCCGACGACGACGGCGTCGAGGCCATCCTGCGCGCTATTTCGCGGCGCGCGGCGTTCCACTCCGAAGATGAATTCATGCTCGAGGAGCGCAAGCACCTGCGGGTGCCGGGCGATCCATCGAGCCATCCGATCTGGCGCTCGCCCGAAGTGGCGCTCAACTGCACCAAGCGGCTGGTGGGGCTGGCCCGCAAGACCGGCAAGCGTATCCACGTGCTGCATATTTCCACTGGCGAAGAAATTGCCTATCTCGCCGACCACAAGGATGTGGCCAGCGTCGAGGTGACGCCGCACCACCTGACGCTGGACGAGACCGCCTATACCCGCCTCGGCACCTATGCGCAGATGAACCCGCCGGTCCGCGACGCCAAGCATCGCGAGGCCATCTGGGGCGGCGTCGCCAATGGCGTCGCCGATATCCTGGGCTCGGACCACGCGCCGCATACGCGCGAGGAAAAGGACCATCCCTATCCGGCATCGCATTCGGGCATGACCGGAGTGCAGACGCTGGTGCCAACCATGCTGGACCATGTGAACGCCGGCAAGCTGAGCCTGGCGCGCTTTGTCGACATGACCAGCGCCGGCCCCAACCGTCTGTTCGGCATTGCCAACAAGGGCCGGATCGCGGTCGGCTACGACGCCGATTTCACCATTGTCGATCTGAAGCGTCGCGAGACCATCACCAATGACTGGGTCAAGTCGCGGGCCGGGTGGACGCCCTACGACGGCGTGACGGTCACTGGCTGGCCAGTCGGCACCATCGTGCGCGGCAAGACGGTAATGTGGCAGGGCGAACTGGTGACGGCTTCGACCGGCCAGCCGATGCGGTTTCTGGAGGCATTGCCCAAATAG
- a CDS encoding hemerythrin domain-containing protein, whose product MAQPQFGAALRLRSNGPIYRRMLLDITFLDDATRPPVQKLEGLTDEQRAPGLHLRMIHDHLRTNMVTLGKLIERANQGAVTRDQIATETADLAMVANYRRFGNLCGQHCGIVNTHHSIEDYAIFPALAQQGEAFKAIADRLRAEHVVVHELLERLVAALNALAAEPTAARFEDAKTVYRALERVLLSHLGYEEEAMGDALGYFGLGG is encoded by the coding sequence GTGGCTCAGCCACAATTTGGTGCCGCCTTGCGCCTGCGCAGCAATGGCCCCATCTATCGGCGCATGCTGCTGGACATCACTTTTCTCGACGACGCCACAAGGCCGCCGGTGCAAAAGCTCGAAGGGTTGACCGACGAGCAGCGCGCGCCCGGCCTGCATCTGCGCATGATTCACGATCACCTGCGCACAAACATGGTCACTCTGGGTAAGCTCATCGAGCGGGCCAATCAGGGTGCGGTGACGCGCGACCAGATCGCCACCGAGACGGCCGATCTGGCGATGGTGGCCAATTACCGGCGCTTCGGCAATCTCTGCGGCCAGCACTGCGGCATCGTCAACACGCACCATTCGATCGAGGACTACGCCATCTTCCCGGCACTGGCGCAGCAGGGGGAGGCGTTCAAGGCCATCGCCGACCGGCTGCGCGCCGAGCATGTCGTCGTCCACGAATTGTTGGAACGGCTGGTGGCTGCGCTCAATGCGCTGGCTGCGGAACCCACGGCAGCCCGGTTCGAAGACGCCAAGACCGTCTATCGCGCACTCGAACGCGTACTGCTCTCCCATCTCGGCTACGAGGAAGAGGCGATGGGGGATGCGTTGGGGTATTTCGGTTTGGGTGGCTAG
- the aroC gene encoding chorismate synthase, with amino-acid sequence MSFNTFGTLFRFTTWGESHGPALGVVVDGCPPGLVLTPEIIQRDLDRRKPGQSKYTTQRREADEVKILSGVFEDERTDGPRTTGTPISLLIENTDQRSKDYAEIRDKYRPGHADYTYDQKYGIRDYRGGGRTSARETAARVAAGAIARQVLAGVSIRASLVQVGPHKIDYGNFDWDQVDQNPFFCADATAAALWADYLDGIRKDGNSVGAVIEVVAENVPAGWGAPIYGKLSADLASAMMSINAVKAVEIGAGFEAASLTGIENADQMRSGADKPYFLSNHAGGILGGISNGDPIVCRFAVKPTSSIITPRQTVTTANEDTDIVTKGRHDPCVGIRAVPVGEAMMALVLADHALRHRGQTGREGAVGFERN; translated from the coding sequence ATGTCGTTCAATACATTTGGAACTTTGTTTCGCTTCACCACCTGGGGCGAAAGCCACGGGCCAGCGCTTGGCGTGGTGGTGGATGGCTGCCCGCCCGGCCTGGTGCTGACGCCCGAAATCATCCAGCGCGATCTCGACCGTCGCAAGCCAGGGCAGTCGAAGTATACCACGCAGCGGCGCGAGGCAGACGAGGTGAAAATCCTCTCTGGCGTGTTCGAGGACGAGCGCACCGATGGACCGCGCACCACCGGCACGCCGATCTCGCTGCTGATCGAGAATACTGACCAGCGCTCCAAGGACTATGCGGAAATCCGCGACAAGTACCGGCCGGGCCACGCCGATTACACTTATGACCAGAAATACGGCATCCGCGACTATCGCGGCGGCGGCCGGACCTCGGCACGCGAGACGGCGGCGCGCGTGGCCGCCGGTGCGATTGCACGACAGGTGCTGGCGGGCGTGAGCATCCGCGCCAGCCTCGTGCAGGTGGGACCGCACAAGATCGACTACGGCAATTTCGACTGGGACCAGGTCGACCAGAACCCGTTCTTCTGCGCCGATGCCACGGCCGCCGCGCTTTGGGCGGACTATCTCGACGGCATTCGCAAGGACGGCAACTCGGTTGGTGCAGTCATCGAGGTCGTGGCCGAGAATGTGCCGGCCGGCTGGGGTGCGCCGATCTATGGCAAGCTCAGTGCCGACCTGGCCTCGGCGATGATGAGCATCAATGCGGTCAAGGCGGTGGAGATCGGCGCTGGTTTCGAGGCGGCCAGCCTGACCGGCATCGAAAATGCCGACCAGATGCGGTCCGGTGCCGACAAGCCGTACTTCCTTTCCAACCATGCCGGCGGCATTCTGGGTGGGATTTCCAACGGCGATCCGATCGTCTGCCGCTTTGCAGTCAAGCCGACCTCCTCGATCATCACCCCGCGCCAGACGGTGACGACGGCGAACGAAGACACCGACATCGTGACCAAGGGCCGGCATGACCCATGCGTCGGTATTCGCGCCGTGCCGGTCGGCGAGGCAATGATGGCCCTGGTGCTGGCCGACCATGCGCTAAGGCATCGTGGGCAAACCGGCCGCGAGGGTGCGGTGGGCTTCGAGCGGAATTAA
- a CDS encoding histidine phosphatase family protein, whose amino-acid sequence MTALVWPEIYFVRHGETPWNAERRYQGRKDIPLNDKGRGQANQNGKTLAALFAARGLDPNAFEWHASPLGRTRETMDRVRAGFDIHLPEVKYDVRLMEISFGVLEGELFEQLPANMAIAPGSRDESYWEFRPENGENYRDVEARLAEFASVLKGPSVVVAHGGIARTLRVLIEHAPIVEVINWAPPQDAIMHFTPGQMELLRA is encoded by the coding sequence ATGACAGCCTTGGTCTGGCCGGAAATCTACTTCGTTCGCCATGGAGAGACCCCATGGAACGCCGAGCGCCGCTATCAGGGGCGCAAGGATATTCCGCTCAACGACAAGGGGCGTGGCCAGGCCAATCAGAATGGCAAGACGCTTGCCGCGTTGTTTGCGGCGCGCGGGCTCGACCCCAACGCATTCGAGTGGCACGCCTCTCCGCTGGGCCGCACCCGCGAGACTATGGACCGGGTGCGGGCCGGGTTCGATATTCACCTGCCCGAGGTGAAATACGACGTGCGGCTGATGGAGATTTCCTTCGGTGTGCTGGAAGGCGAGTTGTTCGAGCAATTGCCGGCCAATATGGCGATCGCACCGGGCTCGCGTGACGAGAGCTATTGGGAGTTCCGCCCCGAGAATGGCGAGAACTATCGCGACGTCGAGGCGCGGCTGGCTGAATTCGCCAGTGTGCTCAAGGGACCGTCGGTGGTTGTGGCCCACGGCGGTATCGCCCGCACACTGCGTGTGTTGATCGAGCACGCGCCGATCGTTGAAGTGATCAACTGGGCACCGCCGCAGGACGCAATCATGCACTTCACGCCGGGGCAGATGGAGCTGCTGCGCGCGTAG
- a CDS encoding tautomerase family protein, translating to MPLTRISLRKGKSPEYCQTLMEQIYLALRETFDVPDEDRFVTISEHGSEHFDFSANYLGIQRTDDLVIIQITANNTRTVEKKRALYAKIVERLVASLGMRPQDVLISIVEVAKENWSFGNGEAQYAPAV from the coding sequence ATGCCTTTGACGCGCATCTCACTTAGGAAAGGCAAATCACCGGAATACTGTCAGACCTTGATGGAGCAAATCTATCTCGCACTGCGTGAGACTTTCGACGTTCCAGATGAGGACAGGTTCGTCACTATTTCTGAACACGGCAGTGAACATTTCGATTTCAGCGCCAACTACCTGGGCATCCAGCGAACGGACGATCTCGTCATCATTCAGATTACCGCCAACAACACGCGGACCGTGGAAAAAAAGCGGGCGCTATACGCCAAAATTGTCGAACGTTTGGTTGCTTCGCTGGGCATGCGGCCCCAGGACGTCCTAATTTCCATCGTCGAAGTCGCCAAAGAAAACTGGTCTTTTGGAAACGGCGAGGCGCAATACGCTCCAGCGGTTTAG
- a CDS encoding YgfZ/GcvT domain-containing protein produces the protein MTIHLRADRAVFRFSGPEAHKLLNDVVTGPMPSADGPSAWWALLSPQGKIIAEGTAGWAEDALWLDVHQSVADDFFKRMKMYRLRAQVVIDDLRETHRVGYSAGGPAGGIAHLDQRGSVKLGYRIVAPVAETTDWVADDAPYRRARAKAGILELGPDFPTLDAFAHDIGLDILDGVDFVKGCYVGQEVVSRMKHRGTARRRPVIVSGIDAAAGSAVTTGTREAGTIGEVLDGTAVAILRLDRVTDPAAATVDGKPVSLALPVWATYAFGEASPEE, from the coding sequence ATGACCATCCATCTGCGCGCCGACCGTGCCGTGTTCCGCTTTTCGGGCCCCGAGGCACACAAGCTGCTCAATGATGTGGTGACCGGTCCGATGCCCAGTGCCGATGGTCCCTCGGCGTGGTGGGCACTGCTCTCGCCGCAGGGCAAGATTATTGCCGAGGGCACTGCCGGCTGGGCCGAGGATGCGCTCTGGCTCGACGTGCATCAGTCGGTGGCAGACGACTTCTTCAAGCGCATGAAAATGTATCGCCTGCGCGCGCAGGTGGTGATCGATGATCTGCGCGAAACCCATCGCGTCGGTTACAGCGCTGGCGGGCCGGCAGGCGGCATCGCCCACCTCGACCAGCGTGGCTCGGTCAAACTCGGCTATCGGATTGTCGCCCCCGTCGCCGAAACCACCGACTGGGTGGCCGATGACGCCCCCTATCGGCGCGCGCGCGCCAAGGCGGGTATTCTTGAGCTAGGCCCCGACTTCCCAACCCTCGACGCTTTCGCCCACGATATCGGCCTCGATATTCTCGACGGCGTCGACTTCGTCAAAGGCTGCTATGTCGGCCAGGAAGTCGTCAGCCGCATGAAGCATCGCGGCACCGCTCGCCGCCGCCCGGTCATCGTCTCGGGCATCGACGCCGCCGCCGGCAGCGCAGTGACCACCGGCACGCGAGAAGCGGGTACAATTGGTGAGGTCCTCGACGGAACGGCCGTGGCCATCCTGAGGCTTGATCGGGTCACCGATCCAGCTGCCGCTACCGTCGATGGCAAACCGGTCAGCCTGGCCCTGCCCGTCTGGGCCACTTATGCCTTTGGCGAGGCCTCGCCAGAGGAATGA
- a CDS encoding FAD-binding oxidoreductase, with protein MSLSATQIISELTALLGASAVIGEPERMGNYLNEPRKRFHTGAAAIALPASVTEVQAILRWANENGVGIIPQGGNTGLVGAQVPWRGDEVIVSLSKLDRIRAIDTAAGTMTAEAGVILENAHKAAEDKGNIFPLWLASQGSARIGGLLSSNAGGVNVLAYGNARELTMGVEAVLADGRLYQGLNSLKKDNTGYDLKDLLVGAEGTLGIITAATLKIFPKPEDYETALVNIAGPEVALPLFELLRERIGGRLNAFEIVPALGLDMQLRHGMLDRDPTAGPSPWYALIEVSRMRGGLPGTLMAAIEAAFESGLIDNAVLAESLADRTRMWAFREQMSEVQSREGASIKHDVSVPIAAVPQLIAEGIAAAERLVPGIRAVPFGHMGDGNIHFNFSQPAGADGKAFMAQSDEKVHEAIYEIVLRLGGSVSAEHGIGQLKTELLRKVKDPVAIDMMRAIKTALDPKGILNPGKMLG; from the coding sequence ATGTCCCTTTCCGCCACCCAGATCATCTCAGAGCTCACCGCCCTACTCGGCGCCAGCGCCGTCATTGGCGAGCCGGAGCGGATGGGCAACTATCTCAACGAGCCGCGAAAGCGCTTCCACACCGGCGCCGCCGCGATCGCCCTGCCCGCTTCGGTCACGGAGGTGCAGGCGATTCTGCGCTGGGCCAATGAGAACGGCGTCGGCATCATCCCCCAAGGCGGCAATACCGGCCTCGTCGGAGCCCAGGTGCCGTGGCGCGGCGATGAGGTCATCGTGAGCCTGAGCAAGCTCGACCGCATCCGCGCCATCGACACCGCGGCCGGCACCATGACGGCCGAAGCCGGCGTCATTCTCGAAAACGCTCACAAGGCGGCGGAAGACAAGGGCAATATCTTCCCGCTCTGGCTGGCCTCGCAGGGCTCCGCGCGCATCGGCGGCCTGCTGTCGTCCAATGCCGGCGGGGTCAACGTGCTCGCCTATGGCAATGCCCGCGAGCTCACCATGGGCGTAGAGGCCGTGCTGGCCGATGGCCGGCTCTACCAAGGCCTCAACTCGCTCAAGAAAGACAATACCGGCTACGACCTCAAGGACCTGCTCGTCGGCGCCGAGGGCACGCTGGGCATCATCACCGCCGCGACGCTCAAGATCTTCCCCAAGCCGGAGGATTACGAGACGGCGCTGGTCAACATTGCCGGTCCCGAGGTGGCATTGCCACTGTTCGAACTGCTGCGCGAACGCATCGGCGGCCGGCTCAATGCCTTCGAGATCGTGCCCGCTCTCGGCCTCGATATGCAGCTGCGTCACGGCATGCTCGACCGCGACCCTACCGCAGGCCCTTCCCCCTGGTATGCGCTGATCGAAGTCTCGCGCATGCGCGGCGGCCTGCCGGGCACGCTCATGGCCGCCATCGAGGCCGCCTTCGAGTCCGGCCTCATCGACAATGCTGTCCTGGCCGAATCCCTGGCCGATCGCACCCGCATGTGGGCCTTTCGCGAGCAGATGAGCGAGGTACAGTCCCGGGAGGGCGCTTCGATCAAGCACGACGTCTCCGTGCCGATCGCCGCCGTGCCACAACTGATCGCCGAGGGCATCGCCGCCGCCGAACGCCTGGTTCCGGGCATCCGCGCCGTGCCCTTCGGCCACATGGGCGACGGCAATATCCACTTCAATTTCAGCCAGCCCGCAGGTGCCGATGGCAAGGCCTTCATGGCCCAGTCCGACGAGAAGGTGCACGAAGCGATCTATGAGATCGTGCTGCGCCTCGGCGGCTCGGTCTCGGCAGAGCACGGCATCGGCCAGTTGAAGACGGAACTGCTCCGGAAGGTGAAGGACCCCGTCGCCATCGATATGATGCGGGCGATCAAAACCGCCCTCGACCCAAAGGGCATCCTCAATCCGGGCAAGATGCTGGGCTAG
- a CDS encoding TIGR02301 family protein produces the protein MPRVQSRLRVLTILLVLALSAGPAWAIDPPYQRQMERLAEIMGSLYFLQPLCQAGTTDWRAQMADLIALDEPDEDRRQRLAGAFNGGYTAFARFHRACTPAAREALTRLLVEAERTARDIHTRFAE, from the coding sequence ATGCCCCGCGTTCAATCCCGCCTCCGCGTGCTCACGATCCTTCTCGTGCTCGCGCTCAGCGCCGGCCCGGCTTGGGCCATCGATCCGCCCTATCAGCGCCAGATGGAGCGGCTGGCCGAGATCATGGGCAGCCTCTATTTCCTGCAGCCCCTGTGCCAGGCGGGAACGACGGACTGGCGCGCCCAGATGGCCGATCTGATCGCGCTCGACGAGCCCGACGAGGATCGCCGCCAGCGCCTAGCCGGCGCGTTCAACGGCGGCTACACCGCCTTTGCGCGCTTTCACCGCGCCTGTACGCCGGCGGCCAGGGAAGCGCTGACGCGCCTGCTGGTCGAAGCGGAGCGCACCGCTCGGGATATCCATACGCGTTTTGCCGAATAG
- a CDS encoding multidrug effflux MFS transporter: MPGSSASPRLPTLVLLSALAILPINFFLPSLPRMATEFGVDYGLIGLSLAAYAIVSACLQLVLGPLSDRFGRRPVILGALAIFIAATVGCAMAPDAWTFLACRMVQAVIAPTYGVALAVIRDRTNSDQAAGRFGYLAMAWAIAPMLGPTAGGLLDQVFGWRASFYVLALLGMAVFALCWTDLRETNTSPSRTMVEQYKAYPELLGSKRFLAYCLCMAFSVGAFYAFLSGAPLAASAFDLSPAALGLWMGSITGGFMFGSFLAGRLAGMLPANTILIAGRIVACAGLLFGIILYFAGMTHVLALFGPCLFVGVSNGLTQPSANAAAISVRPTHTGTAAGLAGAITVAGASIVAAVAGAALTEENARSGLLVVMLGSAVIALGAALVARHLENSTPARK; encoded by the coding sequence ATGCCAGGTTCATCCGCTTCTCCTCGCCTCCCCACGTTGGTTCTTCTGTCGGCACTTGCCATCCTGCCGATCAACTTTTTCCTTCCATCTCTTCCCCGAATGGCTACCGAATTTGGCGTCGATTATGGGCTGATCGGGCTTTCGTTGGCGGCCTATGCAATTGTGTCAGCATGTCTTCAACTGGTTCTGGGCCCACTTTCGGACCGTTTTGGTCGCCGGCCGGTCATTCTCGGGGCGCTGGCGATATTTATCGCGGCGACGGTCGGGTGCGCCATGGCGCCAGATGCCTGGACCTTCCTCGCCTGCCGGATGGTGCAGGCTGTGATCGCCCCAACCTACGGCGTGGCACTTGCAGTGATCCGCGACAGGACCAACAGTGATCAGGCTGCGGGCAGGTTCGGCTATCTGGCGATGGCGTGGGCTATTGCGCCCATGCTCGGCCCCACGGCAGGTGGGCTGCTTGATCAGGTTTTTGGCTGGAGGGCCAGCTTCTACGTTCTGGCGCTTTTGGGTATGGCAGTTTTCGCGCTGTGTTGGACCGATCTGCGCGAGACGAACACTTCGCCATCCAGGACGATGGTAGAGCAGTATAAGGCCTATCCCGAATTGTTGGGATCGAAACGCTTCCTCGCCTATTGCCTGTGCATGGCGTTTTCGGTCGGCGCTTTTTATGCCTTCCTATCAGGCGCGCCGCTTGCCGCTTCTGCTTTCGATCTCTCGCCAGCGGCCCTTGGGCTTTGGATGGGTTCGATCACTGGCGGCTTCATGTTCGGCAGTTTTCTGGCAGGCCGACTCGCCGGCATGCTCCCGGCCAACACCATATTGATTGCCGGAAGGATCGTGGCCTGCGCGGGTCTATTGTTCGGCATAATCCTTTACTTTGCAGGCATGACCCACGTGCTGGCATTGTTCGGGCCTTGCCTGTTCGTTGGAGTGTCGAACGGCCTGACACAGCCGAGCGCCAATGCCGCAGCAATTTCGGTTCGCCCGACACATACGGGAACCGCCGCCGGCCTCGCCGGCGCGATCACCGTCGCAGGCGCCTCCATTGTGGCAGCGGTCGCGGGTGCCGCTCTCACAGAAGAAAATGCCCGCTCTGGCCTGCTGGTTGTGATGCTCGGCTCAGCGGTTATTGCCTTGGGGGCAGCACTGGTTGCTCGCCATCTGGAAAACAGTACGCCCGCGAGGAAATAA
- a CDS encoding HD family hydrolase, which produces MARSSSRAWQRMLSGRRLDILDPSPMDVELSDIAHGLARVARWNGQTIGDYPFSVAQHSVLVLELYRAATPDCSPAAQLQALLHDAPEYVMGDIISPFKAAMGGNYKDVENRLLSAIYLRFSLPATMPAALAKQVKKADREAAFFEAVHLAGFEDSEARKFFGEPVTPAFDVDAFDRLIRPWPTREAHDRFIDAFEAITP; this is translated from the coding sequence ATGGCACGGTCAAGTTCACGCGCCTGGCAACGTATGTTGTCGGGTCGGCGGCTCGATATTCTTGATCCATCGCCGATGGATGTCGAGCTCTCCGACATCGCACACGGCTTGGCCCGCGTGGCGCGCTGGAACGGCCAAACCATTGGCGACTATCCGTTTTCCGTCGCGCAGCATTCCGTGCTCGTGCTCGAGCTGTACCGTGCGGCCACTCCGGATTGCAGCCCGGCGGCACAGCTTCAGGCCCTGCTCCACGACGCGCCCGAATACGTCATGGGCGACATCATCTCGCCGTTCAAGGCGGCCATGGGCGGCAACTATAAGGACGTTGAAAATCGTTTATTGTCAGCGATTTACCTGCGTTTCTCGCTGCCCGCAACCATGCCCGCTGCCCTCGCCAAGCAGGTCAAGAAGGCCGACCGCGAAGCCGCCTTCTTCGAAGCGGTCCACCTCGCGGGCTTCGAAGACAGCGAGGCACGCAAGTTCTTTGGCGAACCGGTTACGCCGGCCTTTGACGTCGATGCCTTCGACCGCCTGATCCGGCCCTGGCCGACCCGCGAAGCGCATGACCGCTTCATCGACGCCTTCGAAGCGATTACGCCCTAA
- a CDS encoding NUDIX hydrolase translates to MTENPNAASVAIVREGKVLLIKRAYAPYQHLWTLPGGRLDPGETIEQCAIREIAEEVGLTIRNPRPVMVQSLGRDGTFQLAVFVTRDFSGQIRASDEVADHKWMDPAALVALRTTSRLDDVLARAFAVLAQS, encoded by the coding sequence GTGACCGAGAACCCCAATGCCGCCAGTGTTGCCATTGTCCGCGAGGGCAAGGTGCTGCTCATCAAGCGAGCCTATGCGCCCTATCAGCACCTGTGGACCCTGCCCGGCGGGCGCCTCGATCCGGGCGAGACCATCGAGCAATGCGCCATCCGGGAGATTGCCGAGGAAGTCGGTCTCACCATCCGCAATCCGCGCCCGGTGATGGTGCAATCGCTGGGTCGCGATGGCACGTTCCAGCTTGCCGTCTTCGTCACGCGCGATTTCTCAGGGCAGATACGGGCGTCCGATGAAGTGGCCGATCACAAATGGATGGACCCTGCCGCGTTGGTGGCGCTGCGCACGACCAGCCGTCTCGATGATGTGCTTGCGAGGGCCTTCGCAGTTCTGGCGCAAAGCTGA
- a CDS encoding TlyA family RNA methyltransferase has translation MSGRIRLDLALEQRGLVPSRARARDAILRGTVTINGVTAHKQNQMVSRDDKLALSDPAANYVSRAALKLVAGLDAGQIDPADKICVDIGSSTGGFTQVLMERGARRIYAVDVGHDQLHDRLKGSDRVVSMEGVNARDLDAEMIPEPIDLLVSDVSFVSVTKVLAAPLALCTPKADAVILFKPQFEVGRQNVGKGGIVTSEEAIETARAEVIAFMQAQGFEHRHSVTSPIAGGDGNVETVLVFGRT, from the coding sequence ATGAGCGGGCGCATCCGCCTCGATCTGGCGCTGGAGCAGCGCGGGCTGGTGCCATCAAGGGCCCGGGCGCGCGACGCCATCCTGCGCGGCACGGTGACCATTAACGGCGTCACCGCGCATAAGCAGAACCAGATGGTCAGCCGTGACGACAAGCTGGCGCTCAGCGATCCCGCCGCAAACTACGTCTCCCGCGCCGCCCTCAAGCTGGTTGCCGGCCTCGATGCAGGTCAGATCGACCCCGCCGACAAGATTTGTGTCGATATCGGCTCCTCCACCGGCGGCTTTACCCAAGTGTTGATGGAACGCGGCGCCCGCCGCATCTACGCGGTCGATGTCGGCCACGACCAGTTGCATGACAGGCTCAAGGGCAGCGACCGTGTCGTCAGCATGGAAGGGGTCAACGCGCGAGACCTCGACGCCGAGATGATCCCCGAGCCGATCGATTTGCTCGTCTCGGACGTGAGTTTCGTTTCCGTCACCAAGGTACTGGCAGCCCCGCTCGCCCTATGCACGCCGAAGGCCGACGCGGTGATCCTGTTCAAACCGCAGTTCGAAGTGGGGCGCCAGAACGTCGGCAAGGGTGGCATCGTGACCAGCGAAGAAGCCATCGAGACGGCCCGCGCCGAGGTGATCGCCTTCATGCAGGCTCAAGGATTCGAGCACCGTCACTCCGTGACATCACCCATCGCCGGCGGCGACGGGAACGTGGAGACGGTGCTGGTGTTTGGTAGAACCTAG